DNA from Geobacter sulfurreducens PCA:
GGGATGAAACAACTCGTGACCAAAAGATCACGAGGCTCATACATTCCCCAATAGCTCAGTCGGTAGAGCGGGTGGCTGTTAACCACCATGTCCCTGGTTCGAGTCCGGGTTGGGGAGCCATACTAACCATGGCCGATCGTCTCATGATGATCGGCCATTTTCTTTTCCATTGCACAGCCGCCCACTGACGTGCGTTGCAGCCCCATGCCATTAGGCGGTCGAGCCGCTTCGACGTCAAGTGCCCTTGTCGCAACAGCCGCCCCGTCCGAAAACCGCTTCCCCCCTCCCGCTCTTTCGGTATTCCGCCGGCGTTAGCCCCACGACACGCCGGAACATAGCAATGAAGGCCGACGCGCTCCCGTAGCCGAAATACGCCGCAATCGCCTGAACCGTCATTCCCTCTTCGAGCAGCGACATTGCCTTTACGACTCGCAGTCGCTGTCTCCATTCCGCAAACGACATGCCGAGCTCCCGCTGACACCGGCGCATGACCGTACGCTCCGTAGAACCGGCCAGGCTGACGAGTTCTGACAGAGGTCGGTTGTCGCCCGGATGCTCTTCCATCGCCCGAAGGATGGGACCGAGGACCGGATCGTCGGAGGTGGGGAGATAGGAGCCGGCACGCTCCGCTGCCGCCAGTTGGTCGACAAGGACCCGCATGAGGCGGGCCTCTTCGTCCGTCGTCGACAGCCCCGGCGGATACTGTCGCAGGTGATCGAGGATCGACCGCATGAGCGGCCGGACGGTGACCGCGCAGACAGCGGCAGGGAGAGTGCTGCACAAACCGCGCTCCACATAGAGGGAGCAGTGGCATGCTTCATGGCGATTGAGCCCCACATGCTCGACATCCGGAGGCAGCCAGATCCCGTAGTGGGGTGGAGCCAGGTAGTGGTGGCCGGCAATTTTAACCTCCATGACGCCGCTGAAGGAGTAGACGAATTCACCCCAAGGGTGCCGGTGCCGGGGATATGAGGCATGGGCCGGCACGGTAGCTGACCGGAAGAAGATCGGCGCGGGCAGCTCATTGGTGAATGGCGGGGTCTGCGTGCGGACAGAGTTCGAAGGCATTGCTCTGCTCCCTTGATCAACCGGAACTGTTGCGGACGGCAGTGGCAAGTAAACGTCATCTATTGGCATAATTTCACTATATCCATAGTTTCAGCCAAAGGATATACTTTTTTGCGGATTCGCTACCACGAGGAGCTGTATGGACTCACGCAAAGCACTGGACGGGTTGGCCGTCACCCTGATGATCATTCTCTGCCTGACCTGGGGACTTCAGCAGGTGGCATTGAAGGCAACGTCGGCCGAAATAGCACCCTTGATGCAAATAGCCATTCGCTCCGGGATATCGGCGCTGCTGGTCGGCATCATGATGGCTGTCCGGGGAGAGCGGTTGTCACTGGCAGGGGGGATGTGGCGGCCCGGGTTAGCGGTCGGATTCCTGTTTGCCCTGGAATATCTGCTGGTCGGAGAGGGGCTGCGGCACACGACGGCGTCTCACATGGTAATTTTCCTGTACACCGCGCCCGTGTTCGCTGCCATTGGACTCCACCTGAAGCTCCGCTCCGAGCGGCTGAGGCCGGTCCAGTGGTTCGGGATTGCATTGGCGTTCGGCGGGATTGTGGTGAGCTTTTACGGTCGGGGCGGGCACACGGCCTCACTGTCGGTGGCGAGCGTCATCTGGGGAGACGTCCTGGGGCTTGCCGCCGGGATGGCGTGGGGCATGACAACGGTCGTGATCCGCACCTCGCGCCTGGCCGCCTGCTCTGCGACCCAAACGCTCCTGTTCCAGCTCCTGGGGGCCTTCATCCTGCTGCTGCCAGCTGCGGCAGTCCTCGACCAGACATATTTCAACCCGACACGCCTAGGCTGGGCATGCCTCATCTTTCAGACACTGATCGTATCATTCGCCAGCTTCCTGGTCTGGTTCTGGCTGCTGCGCCACTACGTC
Protein-coding regions in this window:
- a CDS encoding AraC family transcriptional regulator, with protein sequence MPSNSVRTQTPPFTNELPAPIFFRSATVPAHASYPRHRHPWGEFVYSFSGVMEVKIAGHHYLAPPHYGIWLPPDVEHVGLNRHEACHCSLYVERGLCSTLPAAVCAVTVRPLMRSILDHLRQYPPGLSTTDEEARLMRVLVDQLAAAERAGSYLPTSDDPVLGPILRAMEEHPGDNRPLSELVSLAGSTERTVMRRCQRELGMSFAEWRQRLRVVKAMSLLEEGMTVQAIAAYFGYGSASAFIAMFRRVVGLTPAEYRKSGRGEAVFGRGGCCDKGT
- a CDS encoding DMT family transporter, whose translation is MDSRKALDGLAVTLMIILCLTWGLQQVALKATSAEIAPLMQIAIRSGISALLVGIMMAVRGERLSLAGGMWRPGLAVGFLFALEYLLVGEGLRHTTASHMVIFLYTAPVFAAIGLHLKLRSERLRPVQWFGIALAFGGIVVSFYGRGGHTASLSVASVIWGDVLGLAAGMAWGMTTVVIRTSRLAACSATQTLLFQLLGAFILLLPAAAVLDQTYFNPTRLGWACLIFQTLIVSFASFLVWFWLLRHYVASRLGVLSFMTPLFGVALGAWLLNEPLERGFLAGALLVLTGIILVSGHGWLRQLGNGAGAAVQEQAREPDLP